GCCTTTCAAACAAATTGACGGGCTGGGCGGCTTTTTCCCAGAGAGCGTTGCCCTCCGGGTCGTATTTCATGACGGAGGGCATGAACTGGGCCGAGCCGAAGCCCTCCGGGTCCAGAATGGTGTCCCCGGTGTTGGTGAGGCGGAACCTGAACCAGATCTGACCGTTTTTCTGCACGGTGCCGGAGCGGACAAGGGGAGCCTCGATGAGAGGCATGCTCGTCACGGGCTCGCAGTCCGCCGGATCCGGCTGCAGCCAGGGATATTTGCTGACGTCAAAATCGGTGCTCATGCTGCCCAGATATTCCAGCTTTACCCTGAGGTCGCCCGGGCAGGCCAGGTCGTAGAGGGGCTTGTGCCGGGCTCTCTCCACGTCTTCAAAGGCCGTGCTTTCCACCATGACGCGCCTCTTTTGCGCCGGCCGGGTGATGGTGTAGGTGATGGGCACCATATCGTAGGCCCTGGGGCTCCGGGGCACGGTGTAGCTCACCGTGCAGCCGCCGGCCTTCAGCACGCCGGTCGCGGCCGGGGCTCCGTCATAGGAGTGATACCAGCCGCTTTTGAAGGCGTCCATGGAAAGCTTGGTGTAGCTGACCAGGTCGGCGGCAAAGCCTGCCGAGCCCAGCCACAACAGGCCTATCAGGGAGAAAAGCAGGTATTTCATAAGGCGTTCACCGGGCGCTACAGTCCGAACAGCTCGTCCTGGCTGACGATCCTGGCGCCTTCGGGGGGCCGGCGGGTGTATTTGCCGTCAGCCTGCAGGATGCGGGCCTTCACGTTGTCGGCAAAGGTCAGCTCCATGAGCCTGACGACCTTTTCCTTCAGGACGGGATCCCTGACGGGAGCCGCCACCTCTATGCGCTTTTCGGTGTTGCGGGACATAAAATCAGCCGACGATATATAGACTGCCGCGCTGCTGTCCGCTCCGAAGACGTATATCCTGGCGTGCTCCAGATACCGGCCCACTATGCTCCGCAGCTCTATGTCGTCGCCGTTGGCGCCGGGGAGCAGGCAGGCTATGCCCCTGACGCACAGGCGCACGTCCACTCCGGCTCTGGAGGCGTCTATGAGCCTGGTGATGAGCTCCTTGTCCGAGATGGAATTCATCTTGAGCCAGATACGGGCCGGCTGGCCCTTCTTGGCCTTTTCGGTCTCGTCATACACCAGCTTCATCAACGATCTTTTCATGATCACGGGGGCTACCAGCAGAGCCCGGGACCTGTCCATAAACTTTTGCCTGTCGAGGGATTCAAAGAAGGCCAGGGCATCCTCTGCCAGCTCCGGATCGGAGGTCAGCAGCGAACAGTCGGTGTATATGCGCGAGGTGACCTCGTTGTAATTGCCCGTGCCGAACTGCATGATGTATTTGCCTTCCTCTTCGCCTCCCAGCTCTATCAGCAGCACCTTTGAGTGGACCTTGTATTCGGGCACGCCGTACAGCACCCGGCAGCCGGCTTCCTCCAGCCGCTTTGCCCAGTAGATGTTGTTGGCCTCGTCAAAGCGGGCTCTCAGCTCTACCATGACGGTCACCTGTTTGCCGGCTTTGGCAGCCGCCATCAGGGCCTCGGCTATCCGGGACTGTTTGGCCACTCTGTAGAGGGTGATGCTCACAGCCTTTACTCTGGGGCTGGAAGCGACTTCTTCCACGAACCGGACGAATACCTCCACGTCGTTGTAGGGATACACCAGGAGCCTGTCCTGCTCCAGCGCTTTGTCGATGAGGGAGCCCTCCGCCCAGGCAGGGACCGTGGGGGGCTGCTTTGGATAGGTGAGGGCGGCGACCCGCTCGGCCGGCAGTCTGTCCTTCAGGCTGCCGATATATTTGATGTTGAGGGGCATCTCCCGCTTTGCCAGCCTGCCGTCGTCCAGATACAGAGCCTTCTGGAGCCATATGCCCAGCAGGTCGCTGTCGCTGCCGCAGAGCTTGACCACCGCGGGGGCCTGCAGGTCCCGGCGCGCAAGTATCTTTTCCATGACGACCCGGGGACTGTCCTCACAGGGATACAGCGAGGCGTTTTCGGATATGTCCGCATTTTCCAGCATGGCAAAGAGGCCGCTGCTTTCTATCTGCCATTCGCCGAATATGACCGGGAGGAAGAGCAGGACCACTTCCTCGCACAGCATATACCTCAGGCCCTTGTCGGAGGGCAAAAACACCACTCTTTCGGCGTCGGAGGGTACCCGGACGAGGCCCACCGACCTGGCGGTCTTCTTTTTGGTGATGATGCAGCCCGCTATGATGTCCTTGCAGCCGTAGAGAGGGAAGGGCTGGCGCCTGTCCAGAAACATGGGCTCCAGAATGGGAGAGAGGGCCTCTCTGAAATAGTCCCTCAAAAACGCCTTGTCTGCCTCGGTCAGCTCTTCGGGCTTCAGGTGACGGACGGGGCATTCTCCCTCGCCGAGCAGCGTCATCACCTCCCGGAAGTCCTTGTCGGCCCTCAGCTGGGCCCGCTGGGCTTCCTTGTACACCTTGTCGAGGACGTTGCCGGCGTTGTTCTGCTTGTCATAAGCCTTGCCCTTGACGTCGTTGAGCACGGCGTGGTGCAGCTTGCCTATGCGCACCTTGCAGAACTCGTCTGTATTGCTGCAGTATATAGAGAGAAAATTCAGCCTTTCCAGGAGCGGTACCGAAGCGTCCTCCGCTTCCTCCAGCACTCGGCTGTTGAATTTGATCCAGCTCAGGTCTCTGTTGTCGAGCAACAGCTTTTTTTCGTCTGCCATATCGCCTCCTTGCGCTCTGTCAGAATGACTATGCCTGCGAGAGAAGATAAAATATATTCTAATATATAATAACACATATCTGCTCCGGGTGTCAAACGCCCGACACATATGCCTTTTGTCTGCCCTTCCTTCCCGCAGGCCCGGCCGGTCCCCGCGGTTTGTCCCCAGTTTGGCGACCCGCAGGCCGGACAGGGGCGGTATAATCAATAATGGAGGAGCCGGCCGCAGCGCCGGCTGTTCCGCAAAACACTATTTTCGGAGGGATCGTATGAAAACAGTAAAAAAGTTAAACGTGGCTTTTGTGATAGACAGGAGCGGCTCCATGTATCCCATGAAGGACGAAGTGATCAAGGGCTTCAACCGGGTGCTGGAGGAGCACGGCGACCCGGAGGTCTTATTCACCGTCTGCGTGTTCAGCGACGATATCAGCTTTCCGGAGGTCCGGACGCCGGCGGACAAGGTGGCTCCCCTGGACGGCAAAAGCTATGCCCCCGACGGCTGCACGGCTCTCAACGACGCCATGGGCAAGACCGTCACCACCCTCGCCAAGCTGACGGAGGAGGGCGAAAAGGTGCTGTTTTTTGTGATGACCGACGGTATGGAAAACGCCAGCACGGATTATACCACCCGGGATATCCGGGAGCTGGTGAAAAAGCAGACCCGCAAGGGCTGGGAGTTCGTGTTCCTGGGAGCCAATATCAGCGCGGAGGAGGAAGCCGAAAAGAGGGGCATCTCCCGCTCCAACAACTTCGTAGCGGATGACAAGGGCGCCAAATTGGTCATGTGCGCCATGAGCGAAGGGGTGAGAAGAATGAGGGATGACGAGGATCTGGCTGATTTTGACGCCGAGCTGAAGGAAGACTATGACAAGCGGGGCAGATAAGGACTGCCGCCCGCCCGGGGCTCCCCCGTCCGGACAGACGGGGGAGCCTCTTTTTGCGGCGGCAGCGTTCTTCACGCCAGTATTTCCGAGAGCGCTGCCAGCAGACGGTCATTCTCCGGAGCCGTGCGCACGGCTATGCGATAATACCCCTTGCCCAAGCCGATATAGTCGGAGCAATCACGCACCAGAATGCCTTTTTTCAGCAGAGGCTCATAGACGTCCGCCGGGGAATAAAGCAGTATGTAATTTGCAGCGGAAGGGAAGACAGTCACGTTCAGCCTGCCCAATCCCTGCAGAAAGCGGCGTTTTTCGGCGTGCAGCTGCTCTGCCGAGGCTGCCAGCCACCCGCCGCAATCCAGGGCAGCGGCGCCGGCCTCCTGGGCCAAAACCGACACGTTCCAGCACTGGGCGGCCCGGGACATCCTGCGGAGAAAGGCTTCGTCGGAGCACATGGCGCAG
This genomic window from Abditibacteriota bacterium contains:
- a CDS encoding VWA domain-containing protein; amino-acid sequence: MKTVKKLNVAFVIDRSGSMYPMKDEVIKGFNRVLEEHGDPEVLFTVCVFSDDISFPEVRTPADKVAPLDGKSYAPDGCTALNDAMGKTVTTLAKLTEEGEKVLFFVMTDGMENASTDYTTRDIRELVKKQTRKGWEFVFLGANISAEEEAEKRGISRSNNFVADDKGAKLVMCAMSEGVRRMRDDEDLADFDAELKEDYDKRGR
- the ppk1 gene encoding polyphosphate kinase 1, with the translated sequence MADEKKLLLDNRDLSWIKFNSRVLEEAEDASVPLLERLNFLSIYCSNTDEFCKVRIGKLHHAVLNDVKGKAYDKQNNAGNVLDKVYKEAQRAQLRADKDFREVMTLLGEGECPVRHLKPEELTEADKAFLRDYFREALSPILEPMFLDRRQPFPLYGCKDIIAGCIITKKKTARSVGLVRVPSDAERVVFLPSDKGLRYMLCEEVVLLFLPVIFGEWQIESSGLFAMLENADISENASLYPCEDSPRVVMEKILARRDLQAPAVVKLCGSDSDLLGIWLQKALYLDDGRLAKREMPLNIKYIGSLKDRLPAERVAALTYPKQPPTVPAWAEGSLIDKALEQDRLLVYPYNDVEVFVRFVEEVASSPRVKAVSITLYRVAKQSRIAEALMAAAKAGKQVTVMVELRARFDEANNIYWAKRLEEAGCRVLYGVPEYKVHSKVLLIELGGEEEGKYIMQFGTGNYNEVTSRIYTDCSLLTSDPELAEDALAFFESLDRQKFMDRSRALLVAPVIMKRSLMKLVYDETEKAKKGQPARIWLKMNSISDKELITRLIDASRAGVDVRLCVRGIACLLPGANGDDIELRSIVGRYLEHARIYVFGADSSAAVYISSADFMSRNTEKRIEVAAPVRDPVLKEKVVRLMELTFADNVKARILQADGKYTRRPPEGARIVSQDELFGL